One genomic region from Uloborus diversus isolate 005 chromosome 2, Udiv.v.3.1, whole genome shotgun sequence encodes:
- the LOC129215997 gene encoding TGF-beta-activated kinase 1 and MAP3K7-binding protein 1-like, translating into MPTKAELGNLSRNIQSLQISAQEPSWTDDLPVCPLSGVGFSTNQKYRVDGFRREEHPFEDRSFHFRYDEDTFFYGVFDGHVGTRAADFATQRMPAEILLGQLKGKEKDEDVREVLHQAFLAVEKGFFESIDDLLAEKENLRLQLQGLRTIEAIKQFPEVVQRLKCVTEEIQSGSTAVIALILKNKLYIANVGNSRAVLCKEDKDGKIVISQLSPDHTFKNEDELLRLSHLGLDMQNMRREPKTGLQTCTRCIGNYTVKGGYKEFDNLAEAREEPIIAEPNIVGGISIDSTCKFLILMSDGLYKSVEEATNTANANTTIVNMLLDQFQEQSTLNGVAQAVVDKVVRMHHDAFMRDCETPKRCQKRDDITLLVRKFNCLLPNAHDNPGYQSSHAFITDELQKFANESESNTLAEIQSIDSASAKTDFYNEAGSAFMNDATSLTSNSSESAGPQILFQSASNVSLDENGRIKPYVDFSDFFIAAKEACKSGLVPEDWCNPA; encoded by the exons ATGCCTACAAAAGCTGAATTAGGGAATCTTTCAAGGAATATACAATCATTACAGATCAGCGCCCAAGAA CCTAGTTGGACAGATGATTTACCTGTTTGCCCTTTGTCTGGAGTTGGGTTTtcaacaaatcagaaatacagagTAGATGGGTTTAGAAGAGAGGAACAtccctttgaagatagaagtttTCATTTTCG ATATGATGAAGATACATTTTTCTATGGCGTTTTTGATGGACATGTTGGCACAAGAGCTGCTGATTTTGCGACACAAAGAATGCCAGCTGAAATTCTTCTTGGCCAgttaaagggaaaagaaaaagatgaagatGTTAGAGAAGTCTTACATCAAGCATTTTTGGCAGTTGAAAAGGGCTTTTTTGAATCTATTGATGATTTATTGGCCGAGAAAGAAAATCTTCGACTTCAACTACAG GGTTTGCGAACAATTGAAGCAATCAAACAATTTCCAGAAGTTGTTCAAAGGCTTAAATGTGTAACAGAAGAAATACAGAGTGGTAGCACAGCTGTTATtgctttgattttgaaaaataaattgtacaTAGCTAATGTAg GAAATAGCAGAGCAGTGCTTTGCAAAGAGGATAAGGATGGTAAAATAGTCATCTCCCAATTAAGTCCTGACCACACATTCAAAAACGAAGATGAGTTATTGAGACTGTCACATTTGGGACTAGACATGCAAAATATGAGACGTGAACCCAAAACAGGACTACAAACATGTACGCGCTGTATTGGAAATTATACTGTGAAAGGTGGATACAAGGAATTCGACAATTTAGC tgAAGCTAGAGAAGAACCAATTATTGCTGAACCCAATATTGTTGGTGGAATATCGATAGACAGCACTTgcaaatttcttattttaatgtcAGATGGTTTGTATAAATCTGTAGAAGAAGCCACTAACACTGCAAAT GCAAACACCACTATAGTGAATATGTTGTTAGACCAATTCCAAGAACAATCGACCTTAAATGGTGTTGCCCAGGCAGTCGTTGATAAAGTTGTTCGAATGCATCATGATGCTTTCATGAGAGATTGTGAAACTCCAAAAAGATGTCAAAAACGTGATGACATCACATTACTA GTAAGAAAATTTAACTGCCTTCTCCCAAATGCTCATGATAACCCTGGATATCAGTCAAGTCATGCTTTTATCACAGATGAACTACAGAAATTTGCTAATGAATCAGAAAGTAACACATTAGCAGAAATACAATCAATAGACAGTGCATCAGCTAAGACTGATTTTTATAATGAAGCAGGTTCAGCTTTTATGAATGATGCCACATCTTTGACAAGTAATAGTTCGGAATCGGCAGGACCCCAAATTCTGTTTCAGTCTGCTAGTAATGTTTCATTAGATGAAAATGGTAGAATCAAACCCTATGTTGATTTCTCAGACTTTTTTATAGCAGCTAAAGAAGCCTGTAAGAGTGGGCTAGTTCCTGAAGACTGGTGTAATCCAGCAtaa